A DNA window from Megalobrama amblycephala isolate DHTTF-2021 linkage group LG11, ASM1881202v1, whole genome shotgun sequence contains the following coding sequences:
- the psmg4 gene encoding proteasome assembly chaperone 4: METVANGDCSAQAPVESITVHDFSEKILEQQVHFHVMKLSGGFFLWIGSSPVLSNLAVSISSKYDSVPLSTLVLGDTSDTTPSSLAQRLTKKTKKQVFVSYNLPMTDSNLTLLVEDRIKKEMELHPDKF; the protein is encoded by the exons ATGGAGACTGTGGCGAACGGAGACTGCAGCGCTCAGGCGCCGGTGGAGTCCATCACGGTCCATGATTTCTCGGAGAAGATCCTGGAGCAGCAGGTTCATTTCCATGTGATGAAGCTGAGCGGCGGATTCTTCCTCTGGATCGGGTCCAGCCCGGTTCTGTCGAATCTGGCCGTTTCCATCAGCAGTAAATAT GATTCAGTGCCTCTGTCTACTCTGGTGCTGGGCGACACGTCAGACACGACACCAAGCTCTCTCGCACAGAGACTCA CAAAGAAGACAAAGAAACAGGTGTTTGTAAGTTACAATTTACCCATGACAGACTCAAATCTTACATTACTGGTGGAGGACAGAATCAAAAAGGAGATGGAGCTTCATCCTGACAAGTTTTAA